From a region of the Helianthus annuus cultivar XRQ/B chromosome 5, HanXRQr2.0-SUNRISE, whole genome shotgun sequence genome:
- the LOC110939553 gene encoding uncharacterized protein LOC110939553, which yields MEVVDLKLGPRPFRVYSSWIGQPGFEEAVKEASEKFVTFDPPDASLSSKFAHIRARLKIWRDEFLSKEKESVSLALLELEVLESDMENRDLTEEEEWTLVENRKIVKESDYRRNLDLKQRARSKWALDGDENSKFFHALINNRKASNLIHGLNIDGVWGSKPALIKKQVLSFFQDKFREVALNRPELECMNIKKISEMDSNFLIEPFSEHEIKEAVFNCGDERAMGPDGMNFRFIKHFWSLYSKTIL from the coding sequence ATGGAGGTTGTGGACCTCAAACTCGGCCCTCGTCCTTTTCGTGTCTACAGTTCGTGGATTGGGCAGCCGGGTTTTGAGGAAGCTGTCAAAGAGGCCTCGGAGAAATTTGTTACTTTTGATCCGCCAGACGCTAGTCTTTCTTCTAAATTCGCCCATATTAGAGCTCGTCTTAAAATCTGGAGGGACGAATTCTTGAGCAAAGAAAAGGAATCTGTCAGTTTGGCTCTTTTGGAACTAGAGGTATTGGAAAGTGATATGGAAAATAGGGACCTCACAGAAGAAGAAGAATGGACGTTGGTGGAAAATAGGAAAATTGTGAAAGAATCAGATTATAGAAGAAATTTGGATCTCAAACAAAGAGCGCGTTCGAAGTGGGCTTTAGATGGTGATGAGAACTCCAAATTCTTTCATGCTTTGATTAATAATAGGAAGGCCTCCAACTTGATTCACGGCCTCAACATTGATGGTGTTTGGGGTTCGAAACCGGCGTTAATTAAAAAACAGGTTCTTTCGTTTTTTCAAGACAAATTTAGAGAAGTTGCTCTCAATCGTCCGGAGTTGGAATGTATGAATATTAAGAAGATTTCGGAAATGGATAGTAATTTTCTTATTGAGCCGTTCTCGGAGCATGAAATCAAAGAAGCAGTTTTTAATTGTGGTGACGAGAGAGCCATGGGTCCTGATGGGATGAATTTTAGATTCATCAAACATTTTTGGAGCTTATATTCAAAGACGATTTTGTGA